Proteins encoded in a region of the Catalinimonas alkaloidigena genome:
- the pdxA gene encoding 4-hydroxythreonine-4-phosphate dehydrogenase PdxA yields the protein MSEKPLIAVTMGDPASIGPEIGIKALLNENIHAICRPLLVGDAGVFRHIIERLGLPAEVHAVNRVEEAQFQLGKPDVLDLANANVAELQFGEISAMAGNAAFESIKKVIDLALAGDVDATVTGPIHKKAINEAGHHFAGHTEIYAHYTNTRKYAMLLAEDNLKVIHVSTHVSLRQACDLVKKDRILEVTDLLHQGLISLGEKNLKIGIAGLNPHAGDSGLFGTEDDQEIVPAVEEARRRGYDVEGPVPPDTLFSKAATGYYGGVVAMYHDQGHIPFKIAGFHWNAEKQQMDSVKGVNITMGLPIIRTSVDHGTAFEIAGKGVASPDALVLAIEYAVQLTKHRQQEATTTAKREG from the coding sequence ATGTCTGAAAAACCCCTTATCGCCGTCACCATGGGCGACCCGGCGAGCATCGGGCCGGAAATTGGCATCAAAGCCCTTCTGAACGAGAACATCCACGCGATCTGTCGGCCGCTGCTGGTGGGCGACGCGGGCGTCTTTCGCCACATCATCGAACGCCTCGGCCTTCCGGCAGAGGTACACGCGGTCAACCGCGTCGAAGAAGCTCAGTTTCAACTTGGGAAACCTGACGTGCTCGACCTCGCCAACGCCAACGTAGCCGAACTGCAATTCGGCGAGATTTCGGCAATGGCCGGAAACGCCGCGTTCGAGTCCATCAAAAAAGTGATTGATCTGGCCCTGGCCGGCGACGTGGATGCCACCGTGACCGGGCCGATCCACAAGAAGGCGATCAACGAAGCCGGGCACCACTTTGCGGGACATACCGAGATCTACGCCCATTACACCAACACGCGCAAGTACGCGATGCTGCTGGCGGAAGATAACCTGAAGGTGATCCATGTTTCGACGCACGTGTCGCTGCGGCAGGCGTGCGATCTGGTGAAGAAAGACCGGATTCTGGAAGTGACCGACCTGTTGCACCAGGGGTTGATCAGCCTGGGCGAGAAGAACCTGAAAATCGGCATCGCGGGGTTGAATCCGCACGCGGGTGATTCGGGGCTGTTCGGGACAGAAGACGACCAGGAGATCGTCCCGGCGGTGGAAGAAGCGCGCCGCCGCGGCTACGACGTGGAAGGCCCCGTTCCGCCCGACACGCTGTTTTCCAAAGCGGCCACGGGTTACTACGGCGGTGTGGTGGCGATGTACCACGACCAGGGACACATCCCGTTCAAAATTGCCGGGTTCCACTGGAACGCCGAAAAGCAGCAGATGGATAGCGTCAAGGGCGTCAACATCACGATGGGCCTGCCGATCATCCGTACGTCGGTCGACCACGGCACGGCCTTCGAAATTGCCGGAAAGGGCGTCGCCAGTCCGGATGCGCTGGTGCTGGCCATCGAATACGCCGTGCAACTCACGAAGCACCGCCAGCAGGAAGCAACCACAACTGCGAAGCGTGAGGGGTAG
- a CDS encoding sodium:solute symporter, translating to MHYATLHWLDYVIIFLSLVVSLWIGARFAKKQQSTKDYFAASGSLPSWAIGMSLLATLISSVTFLAYPGEGFSDNWILLVQGLMVPLILVGMIWFIVPLFRRVIGLSAYEYFEKRFGLFPRLYASLAFVLAHFSKMGTVFFLLALALANMTGANTFATIWVLGIIIIVLTLMGGIEAVIWLDVIQGFMLIGGGLICLGIILFSVEGGPAAVWEIASESGKTGFGPYDWDFKQLTFWVMALNGVFYAIQKYGTDQTVVQRYLTARSDKSAIRASLMGVLLTVPLWALFMFIGTALFVFYQQQPLPEGMRPDAVFPYFITTQLPPGVTGLILAALIAAAVSSLDSDLNCLAAVGVEDYYKRLRPHQQDQNYLKVGRWIVVLSGLGAIGVASLYLQAGDEGVLGIVFTLYAIFSGGIAGIFLLGLFSRRANLPGVTIGIIACILFTAYSFLTSTRIGIGANKHLLLDFGAYNFTQHKYMLGVYSHLIVIGVGYVASLFYPKPDLDPKLFFHWPQRQAQRPQVVES from the coding sequence ATGCATTACGCCACCCTTCACTGGCTCGACTACGTCATCATCTTTCTTTCGCTGGTCGTTTCGCTCTGGATCGGCGCCCGGTTCGCGAAGAAGCAACAGTCCACCAAAGACTACTTCGCGGCCAGTGGGTCGCTGCCGTCGTGGGCCATCGGGATGTCGCTGCTGGCGACGCTGATCAGTAGCGTGACGTTTCTAGCCTATCCCGGCGAAGGGTTTTCCGACAACTGGATTCTGTTGGTGCAGGGGCTGATGGTACCGCTGATATTGGTCGGGATGATCTGGTTCATCGTGCCGCTGTTCCGGCGGGTCATCGGACTGAGCGCCTACGAATACTTCGAAAAACGCTTCGGCTTGTTCCCGCGCCTGTACGCCTCGCTGGCGTTTGTGCTCGCCCACTTCTCCAAGATGGGCACCGTCTTTTTCCTGCTGGCGCTGGCACTGGCCAACATGACCGGCGCCAACACGTTTGCCACCATCTGGGTGCTGGGCATCATCATCATCGTGCTGACGCTGATGGGCGGCATCGAGGCGGTGATCTGGCTGGACGTGATCCAAGGGTTTATGCTGATTGGCGGCGGGTTGATCTGCCTCGGGATCATCCTCTTTTCGGTGGAGGGCGGTCCGGCAGCCGTCTGGGAAATCGCCTCGGAAAGCGGCAAGACGGGCTTCGGACCGTACGACTGGGACTTCAAGCAACTGACGTTCTGGGTGATGGCGCTCAACGGCGTGTTCTACGCGATCCAGAAATACGGCACCGACCAGACCGTAGTGCAACGGTACCTCACCGCCCGCTCCGATAAGTCGGCCATTCGGGCTTCGCTGATGGGCGTGTTGTTGACCGTGCCGCTGTGGGCGCTGTTCATGTTTATCGGTACGGCGCTGTTTGTGTTTTACCAACAGCAACCGCTCCCCGAAGGGATGCGCCCGGACGCCGTGTTCCCGTACTTCATCACCACCCAACTGCCCCCCGGCGTCACCGGCCTCATTCTGGCGGCGCTCATCGCCGCGGCGGTGTCCAGCCTCGACTCCGACCTCAACTGCCTCGCGGCGGTGGGCGTGGAAGATTACTACAAGCGGCTGCGGCCGCACCAACAGGACCAGAACTACCTGAAAGTCGGGCGGTGGATCGTCGTGTTGTCCGGGCTGGGAGCCATCGGCGTGGCGTCGCTCTACCTGCAGGCGGGCGACGAGGGCGTGCTGGGCATCGTGTTTACGCTGTACGCCATCTTTTCGGGTGGCATCGCGGGTATTTTCCTGCTCGGCCTGTTCAGCCGACGCGCCAACCTGCCGGGCGTCACGATCGGCATCATCGCCTGCATTCTGTTCACGGCCTACTCCTTCCTCACCTCGACGCGCATCGGGATCGGTGCCAACAAACACCTGCTGCTCGATTTCGGGGCGTACAACTTCACCCAGCACAAGTACATGCTCGGCGTCTACAGCCACCTGATCGTGATCGGCGTGGGGTACGTCGCCAGCCTCTTCTATCCCAAACCCGACCTCGATCCCAAGCTGTTCTTTCACTGGCCGCAACGCCAGGCGCAACGGCCGCAGGTGGTCGAGTCGTAA
- a CDS encoding dihydrodipicolinate synthase family protein: MKKTKKYQGVVVPVVTPLTADLALDAEAVGKIFEHLRRHACLPFILGTTGEAASLPASVKLNYVKRAAALKQSGEMLYAGIASNSPAESVELAKAYFDAGIDVAVAHLPSYYALSADGMRAYFEYLADRVPGPLIIYNITATTHMSIPLAVLDQLSQHDTIVGVKDSERSEERLQTSLRLWANRDDFSYFLGWAAQSAQSLLWGSDGIVPSTGNLHPGLYQAMVEAVDADDADRAFQLQKLSDTLGALYQQGRLLGESLASLKALMAQWGLCQPHMMPPLRPVASSEALSLHQRLQSLIAEEGIQLNLNTSHV; encoded by the coding sequence ATGAAGAAAACCAAGAAATACCAGGGCGTGGTGGTGCCGGTGGTGACCCCACTTACGGCCGACCTGGCGCTCGACGCCGAAGCGGTCGGGAAGATCTTCGAGCACCTGCGTCGCCACGCGTGTCTGCCCTTCATTCTGGGGACGACGGGCGAAGCGGCCTCGCTGCCCGCCTCTGTCAAACTTAATTATGTGAAACGGGCCGCCGCACTGAAACAATCGGGCGAAATGCTCTACGCCGGTATCGCCTCGAACAGCCCCGCCGAATCGGTCGAACTGGCGAAGGCCTATTTTGATGCCGGTATCGACGTGGCAGTGGCGCACCTGCCCTCTTACTACGCCCTGTCGGCGGACGGCATGCGCGCGTATTTCGAGTACCTGGCCGATCGCGTGCCGGGGCCGTTGATCATCTACAACATCACCGCCACCACGCACATGTCAATTCCGCTGGCGGTGCTTGACCAACTCAGCCAGCACGACACCATCGTCGGGGTAAAAGATTCAGAGCGCAGCGAAGAGCGGCTGCAAACCTCCCTCCGCTTGTGGGCGAACCGCGACGACTTCAGCTACTTTCTAGGGTGGGCGGCACAGTCGGCGCAGTCCCTGTTGTGGGGAAGCGACGGCATCGTGCCGAGTACGGGCAACCTCCATCCCGGTCTGTACCAGGCGATGGTGGAAGCGGTCGACGCGGACGATGCCGACCGTGCCTTCCAGCTGCAGAAGCTGTCCGACACGCTGGGCGCACTCTACCAGCAAGGGCGTCTGCTAGGCGAGTCGCTGGCGTCGCTCAAAGCCCTGATGGCGCAATGGGGTCTCTGCCAGCCGCACATGATGCCGCCCCTGCGGCCGGTGGCATCCTCAGAAGCCCTTTCGTTGCACCAACGCCTGCAAAGCCTGATTGCAGAAGAAGGCATTCAACTTAACCTGAACACGTCTCATGTCTGA
- a CDS encoding IlvD/Edd family dehydratase, which produces MSDEKSTTRPLRSHEWFGRHDKMGFIYRSWMRNQGLPDHLFDGRPVIGICNTWSELTPCNSHFRELAEYVKRGVYEAGGFPVEFPVMSLGETLLKPTAMLFRNLASMDTEESIRGNPIDGVVLLCGCDKTTPSTMMGAASVGLPTLVVSGGPMLNGKFCGRDIGSGTDVWRFTDDLKTGKITDTDYYFAESCMSRSRGHCMTMGTASTMACMVEALGMGLPGNAAIPAVDARRRSLSHHAGRRIVEMVKEDLTMDKILTREAFENAIRINAAIGGSTNAIIHLLALAGRIGVKLDLEDFDKIGSEMPLLVNLMPSGQFLMEDFYYAGGLPAVIREMGDYLHKDAITVNGKTIWENNQSAPCYNRDVISPQAEPLKPHAGIAVLYGNLCENGAVIKPSAATKELMQHRGRAVVFENIEDYHARVDDPDLDVDETCVLVLKLVGPRGYPGMPEVGNMTLPKKVLDKGITDMVRISDGRMSGTAYGTVVLHVSPESAIGGTLALVENGDMIELDVPNRRLHLDVSDEELARRRAAWQPPAPLTERGYVSLYVNHVQQSHLGADMDFLRGSSGSQVARDSH; this is translated from the coding sequence ATGTCCGACGAAAAATCCACCACCCGCCCCCTCCGCAGTCACGAATGGTTCGGCCGCCACGACAAAATGGGCTTCATCTACCGCAGCTGGATGCGTAACCAGGGCCTGCCCGATCACCTGTTCGACGGACGGCCCGTCATCGGCATCTGCAACACGTGGTCGGAGCTTACTCCGTGTAATTCTCACTTTCGTGAGCTGGCCGAGTACGTGAAACGCGGCGTCTACGAGGCGGGCGGCTTTCCGGTCGAATTTCCGGTGATGTCGCTGGGCGAAACGCTGCTCAAGCCGACGGCGATGCTCTTCCGCAACCTGGCGAGCATGGACACAGAAGAGTCGATCCGGGGGAATCCGATCGATGGCGTCGTGCTGCTGTGCGGCTGCGACAAAACCACGCCGTCGACGATGATGGGCGCGGCCAGCGTGGGTCTGCCGACGCTCGTGGTGTCGGGTGGACCGATGTTGAACGGGAAGTTCTGCGGACGCGACATCGGGTCGGGCACGGACGTCTGGCGCTTTACGGACGATCTGAAAACGGGGAAAATCACCGATACAGATTATTACTTCGCGGAAAGCTGCATGTCGCGCAGTCGGGGCCATTGCATGACGATGGGCACCGCCTCCACAATGGCCTGCATGGTCGAAGCCCTGGGCATGGGTCTGCCCGGCAACGCCGCCATTCCGGCCGTCGACGCCCGCCGCCGTTCCTTGTCGCACCACGCCGGACGCCGCATCGTCGAGATGGTGAAGGAAGACCTGACGATGGACAAAATCCTGACCCGCGAGGCCTTCGAAAACGCGATTCGCATCAACGCAGCCATCGGCGGCTCGACCAACGCCATTATCCACCTGTTAGCCCTGGCCGGGCGCATCGGTGTGAAACTGGACCTGGAAGATTTCGACAAAATCGGCAGCGAGATGCCGCTCCTCGTCAACCTGATGCCGTCGGGGCAGTTCCTGATGGAAGATTTTTACTACGCCGGAGGACTGCCCGCCGTGATCCGCGAGATGGGTGATTACCTCCACAAAGACGCCATCACGGTCAATGGCAAAACGATCTGGGAAAACAACCAGTCGGCTCCGTGTTACAACCGCGACGTGATCTCGCCGCAGGCCGAACCGCTCAAACCCCACGCAGGCATCGCCGTCCTCTACGGCAACCTTTGCGAAAACGGGGCGGTGATCAAACCTTCGGCAGCCACGAAAGAACTGATGCAGCACCGGGGCCGCGCCGTAGTGTTCGAAAACATTGAGGATTACCACGCCCGCGTGGACGATCCCGACCTCGACGTAGACGAGACCTGCGTACTGGTCTTGAAACTGGTCGGGCCGCGCGGCTATCCCGGCATGCCCGAAGTGGGCAACATGACCCTCCCGAAAAAGGTCCTCGACAAAGGGATTACTGACATGGTACGCATTTCGGACGGGCGAATGAGCGGCACGGCCTACGGCACGGTGGTCCTCCACGTCTCCCCCGAATCGGCCATCGGCGGAACACTGGCGCTGGTCGAAAACGGTGACATGATCGAACTGGACGTGCCCAACCGCCGCCTCCACCTCGACGTCTCCGACGAAGAACTGGCCCGCCGCCGCGCCGCCTGGCAACCGCCCGCCCCCCTCACGGAACGGGGCTACGTCTCGCTTTACGTCAACCACGTCCAACAGTCGCACCTCGGCGCTGACATGGACTTTCTGCGGGGCAGTTCCGGCAGCCAGGTCGCGCGCGATTCGCACTAG
- a CDS encoding iron-containing alcohol dehydrogenase, translating to MMPLSIPNLSISFPAKVVFGNGTFAQLPDELQRFLCRRVLFVTIEPLLSQVEPLVQKLEQQGIGAAIDTSIVQEPTFADYETVLQAAQTFDPDVVVGIGGGSVLDVAKLVAAQLDGEQTLPEIVGIGNLAGRRRKLICLPATAGTGSEVSPNAILVDGSDHQKKGIISPYLVPDVVLVDPLLTRSVPPAVTAATGLDALTHCLEAYTNKFAHPFVDLWALDGVRRIAGHLVRAVQRGDDEQARSEVAMGSMLGGFCLGPVNTAGVHALSYPLGSTFHIAHGLSNALLLPHVMHFNLSASPERHAEIAVALGCAREADLTATAKKGIAKVYELMAACGVPSRLRDLDIPEDALPQMATDAMKITRLLKNNPRHIGYEDAVAIYEAAY from the coding sequence ATGATGCCCCTTTCGATTCCCAACCTTTCCATTTCCTTTCCCGCCAAAGTTGTTTTTGGCAACGGTACGTTTGCGCAGTTGCCCGACGAGTTGCAACGCTTTTTGTGCCGCCGGGTGCTGTTCGTCACCATCGAGCCGCTGCTATCGCAAGTAGAGCCGTTGGTGCAGAAACTGGAACAACAAGGCATCGGCGCGGCGATAGATACCAGCATTGTGCAGGAGCCAACCTTTGCCGATTACGAAACAGTCTTGCAGGCGGCGCAGACGTTCGATCCGGACGTTGTGGTCGGCATCGGAGGCGGCAGTGTGCTGGACGTGGCCAAGCTGGTCGCGGCGCAACTCGATGGGGAACAGACCCTGCCCGAGATCGTGGGCATCGGTAATTTGGCGGGGCGACGGCGGAAATTGATCTGTCTACCCGCCACGGCGGGAACGGGCAGTGAAGTATCGCCCAACGCCATTCTGGTCGACGGCAGCGATCATCAGAAAAAAGGCATCATCAGTCCTTACCTCGTGCCGGATGTGGTCCTGGTCGATCCGCTACTCACCCGCAGTGTGCCGCCCGCGGTTACGGCGGCCACGGGGCTGGATGCGCTGACGCACTGCCTGGAAGCGTACACGAATAAATTCGCTCACCCCTTTGTGGACCTCTGGGCGCTGGACGGCGTTCGTCGGATCGCCGGACACCTGGTGCGGGCGGTGCAACGGGGCGACGACGAACAGGCCCGGTCGGAAGTAGCGATGGGCAGCATGCTCGGCGGCTTTTGCCTGGGACCGGTCAACACGGCCGGAGTACACGCCCTCTCCTACCCGCTGGGCAGTACCTTCCACATCGCACACGGGCTTTCCAACGCGCTGCTGTTGCCCCACGTGATGCACTTCAACCTCTCCGCTTCGCCGGAACGACACGCGGAAATCGCGGTGGCACTGGGCTGTGCGCGCGAAGCCGATCTGACCGCTACGGCCAAAAAGGGCATCGCCAAAGTATACGAACTGATGGCCGCCTGCGGGGTGCCGTCGCGGTTGCGTGATCTGGACATTCCAGAAGACGCGCTGCCCCAGATGGCGACCGACGCGATGAAAATCACCCGTTTGCTGAAAAACAATCCGCGGCACATCGGGTACGAAGATGCCGTAGCGATTTACGAAGCGGCGTATTGA
- a CDS encoding four-carbon acid sugar kinase family protein has product MIAVIADDFTGAAELGGLGLRHGLRVEVSTEVPTATEAELLVVATDTRSTHQAAAVQRMRDVTAALQALQPHWMYKKVDSVLRGHVLAELAAHLDVLGLQRALLVPANPHLGRTIRDGHYFLHGTPLHQTSFAHDPEFAITSSRVLDRIGTHETHPVQVGRPTEPLPASSITLGEAEHLQDLTTWAQRADPHTLTAGASGFFAALLKHRSPSVSLSLPEPPPFQRPALYVCGSTFHQSRERVRQERAHGGPVSYMPAAVVRQEADAPEALQSWADEIVRLLRTHDYALVAIDPQTTEGVTVKAADLRDRMARSLAHVVQQVPVPELFLEGGSTASALLQRLGLRRFHPVHELAPGVIRMRADGPLARYLTLKPGSYAWPDAVWHVPKPIH; this is encoded by the coding sequence ATGATCGCTGTCATTGCGGATGATTTTACCGGAGCCGCCGAACTGGGCGGATTGGGCCTGCGGCACGGTTTGCGGGTGGAAGTCAGTACCGAAGTGCCGACGGCAACGGAGGCGGAGCTGCTGGTCGTCGCGACGGATACGCGGTCGACGCATCAGGCGGCGGCGGTGCAGCGGATGCGGGACGTGACTGCGGCGCTGCAGGCCTTGCAACCGCACTGGATGTACAAGAAGGTCGATTCGGTGTTGCGGGGGCATGTGCTAGCCGAGCTGGCTGCGCACCTGGATGTACTGGGGCTGCAACGCGCCTTGCTGGTGCCTGCCAATCCGCACCTGGGGCGGACCATCCGGGACGGGCACTACTTCCTACACGGCACGCCCCTTCACCAGACTTCGTTTGCCCACGATCCGGAATTTGCCATTACGTCGTCGCGGGTGCTGGACCGGATCGGAACGCACGAAACACACCCGGTCCAGGTTGGTCGACCGACGGAACCGTTGCCCGCTTCCAGCATTACCCTCGGCGAGGCCGAACATCTTCAGGACCTGACCACCTGGGCACAACGGGCCGATCCTCATACCCTGACCGCCGGGGCGTCCGGTTTCTTTGCGGCGTTACTGAAACACCGTTCGCCATCCGTCTCTCTTTCCCTCCCCGAACCCCCGCCGTTTCAGCGCCCCGCGTTGTACGTCTGCGGCAGCACATTTCACCAGAGCCGCGAGCGGGTACGGCAGGAACGGGCACACGGCGGTCCGGTCAGCTACATGCCCGCCGCCGTAGTACGGCAGGAAGCGGATGCCCCCGAAGCGCTCCAAAGCTGGGCCGACGAGATTGTACGCCTGTTGCGCACGCACGACTACGCACTCGTAGCTATTGATCCACAGACGACTGAGGGCGTGACCGTCAAGGCCGCCGACCTGCGGGATCGGATGGCCCGCTCCCTGGCACACGTCGTGCAGCAGGTTCCGGTCCCGGAGCTTTTTCTGGAAGGCGGCTCGACCGCCTCAGCGCTGTTGCAGCGGCTGGGGCTCCGCCGTTTTCACCCCGTGCACGAACTGGCTCCCGGTGTCATCCGCATGCGCGCCGACGGGCCGCTCGCCCGCTACCTGACGCTAAAACCGGGCAGCTACGCGTGGCCCGACGCCGTCTGGCACGTTCCGAAACCGATTCACTAA